GGCCAGACGCTGGTGGTGGACAACCGCGGCGGCGCCAGCGGCACCATCGGCCAGCAGGCCGTGGCCACGGCCGCGCCGGACGGCTACACGATCATGATCCACTCGTCGTCGCACACGGTGAGCCCCTCCACCTTCGCGAAGCTGCCGTTCGACACGGTGAACGACTTCGCGGGCGTCACGCCAATTTCGTCGCTGCCCAACGCGCTGGTGATCTCGCCCTCGAAGAACATCAAGACGCTGCAGGAACTGGTCGCGGCAGCCAAGGCCAAGCCGGGCACCATCAACTTCGCCTCGGCGGGCCAGGGCAGCGCCACCCACCTCAACGCCGAAAAGTTCAAGCTGGCCGCGAAGATCGATGCCACCAACATCCCGTTCAAGGGGTCGGCCGAGGCCGTGACGGAAGTGCTGTCGGGCCGGGTCGACTACTACTTCTCGCCCATCGCGCCGGTGATCGGCCAGATCAAGGAAGGCCAGCTGCTCGCGCTCGCGGTGGGTTCGCCCAAGCGCGCCGCCGCCCTGCCCGACGTGCCGACCACCGCCGAGGCCGGCGTGCCCGGCTCCGAGTTCAACTTCTGGATCGGCATGATGGCGCCGGCCAAGACGCCGCGCGACATCGTCAACCGGCTGCACGATGAAGTGGCAAAGGCGCTGGCTTCGCCCGAGGTCAAGGAACGCTTCCTGAAGCTCGGCGCCGATGCGTGGACCCTCAAGCCCGAGCAGTTCGATGCCTACATCAAGGACGAAATCAAGTCCAACGCCACGCTGGTCAAGGCCGCCGGGCTGACGCCGGCGCAGTAACCCTCGCACCTTCTCTCTCTCCAACCTTTTTTCAGCTGAAGACATGGCTACACAACGACTCGGAATCATCATGCACGGCGTCACCGGCCGCATGGGCATGAACCAGCATTTGATCCGCTCCATCTGCGCGATCCGCGCGCAAGGCGGCGTCACGCTGTCGAACGGCGACAAGGTGATGCCCGACCCGATCCTCATCGGCCGCAACGCCGAGAAGATGGAAGCACTCGCCAAGACGCACAACATCGCACGCTGGGGCACCGACCTCGACAAGGCCCTGGAGAACAGGGACGACACCATCTTCTTCGACGCCGGCACCACGCAGATGCGCCCCACGCTGCTGGCCAAGGCCATTCGCGCCGGCAAGCATGTGTACTGCGAGAAGCCGATCGCCACCAACCTGAACGAAGCGGTGGAGATCGCGCGCCTGGCCGAGGGCTCGGGGCTGAAGCACGGCGCCGTGCAGGACAAGCTCTTCCTGCCGGGCCTGCGCAAGCTCGACATGCTGCGCCGCGCGGGCTTCTTCGGCCGCATGCTCAGCGTGCGCCTGGAGTTCGGCTACTGGGTGTTCGAGGGCGACCTGCAGCCGATCCAGCGCCCGAGCTGGAACTACCGCAAGGAAGACGGCGGCGGCATGATCCTGGACATGATGTGCCACTGGCGCTACGTGCTGGACAACTTGTTCGGCGAGGTCAAATCGGTGTCGTGCATTGGCGCCACCCACATCCCCACGCGCTGGGACGAAGCCGGCAAGCCGTACGAGGCCACGGCCGACGACGCGGCCTACGCGACCTGCGAACTCACCGGCCACAACGGCGAGCCGGTGATCGCACAGATCAACATGAGCTGGGCCACGCGCGTGCGCCGCGACGACCTCGTGACCTTCCACGTCGACGGCACCGACGGCTCGGCCGTGGCGGGCCTGTCGAGCTGCCGCGCCCAGTCGCGCGTGGCCACGCCGCGTCCGGTGTGGAACCCCGACGAGAAGCAGATGATGAATTTCTTCGACCAGTGGCAGGAGATTCCGGATTCGCAGGTCTACGACAACGGCTTCAAGATCCAGTGGGAGCATTTCATTCGCCACGTGGTGGAGAACGAGCCCTACAGGTGGACCTTGCCCGAAGGCGCCAAAGGCGTGCAGCTGGTCGAGGCCGCGCTCGAGTCGTGGAAGGACCGCCGCTGGGTCGACGTGCCGGCGCTGAAGGTCTGAGGCAGGCACCATGGCACTTTCGCTGACCCTTCCCACCGCGAGCGGCTCGCTTGCGCCCTACGCCCTGCGCGGCACCGCGCCGGTGAAGCCCGATGCGGGCGTCAGGTTCAACCGCATCGCCTACTCGGCCGCGCACGTGGTGGCCGACCCGCTGGCCGCGATCGATCCATGGCTGCAATCGGCGGTCGACTGGGACACCACCATCGCCTACCGCCGCCACCTGTTCTCGCTGGGCCTGGGCGTGGCCGAGGCGATGGACACGGCGCAGCGCGGCATGGGCCTGGACTGGCCGACCTCGCTGGAGCTGATCCGCCGCTCGCTCGATGCGGCCAAGGACGTGCCGGGCGCGCTGGTCGCTTCGGGCTGCGGCACGGACCACCTCAACATCGACGACGTGAAGAGCGTCGACGACGTGATCGGCGGCTATGAAGAGCAGATGGCCGCTATCGAGGCGCTCGGTGGCAAGCTGATCGTGATGGCGAGCCGGGCGTTGGCCCGCGTGGCGAGGAGCCCTGCCGACTACGAGCGGGTGTACGACCGCATCCTGCGCCAGGCGAAGCAGCCCGTGGTGCTGCACTGGCTGGGCGACATGTTCGACCCGGCGCTCGCAGGCTACTGGGGCAGCAAGGATGCCGATGCGGCCATGGACACGGCGCTCGCCGTGATTGCCGCGCATCCGCACAAGGTGGATGGCATCAAGATCTCGCTGCTCGACAAGGACAAGGAGATCGCGATGCGCCGCCGCCTGCCGCCCGGCGTTCGCATGTACACCGGCGACGACTTCAACTATGCCGAGCTGATTGCCGGCGACGGATTCGGCAGCGAGCCGACGCACGGCAAGAGCGATGCGCTGCTCGGCATCTTCGACGCCATCGCACCGGCAGCGAGCGCCGCGCTCGGTGCGCTGGCCCAGGGCCAGACCGAGAAGTTCCACGCGATCCTCGGCCCGACGGTGCCGCTGTCGCGCCACATCTTTGCGGCGCCCACGCGCTTCTACAAGACCGGCGTGGTGTTCATGGCCTGGCTCAACGGCCACCAGAAGCACTTCACGATGGTCGGCGGCCAGCAGAGCACGCGCTCGCTGCAGCACTTTGCCGAGCTGTTCCGGCTGGCCGACGCGGCCAACCTGCTGGAGCAGCCCGAACTGGCTGTGCGGCGCATGAAGACGCTGCTTGCGCTGCACGGCGTCGAGGGTTGATCGACCCTATGCGCGACTTCTCGCAGAACCATGGCTGGCTGTCGATCAACACGGCGACCATCCGCAAGCAATCGGGCACCGAGGTGCCGCTGGACCGCATCATCGACCAGTGCGCCGAACGCGGCATCCGCGCGATC
This genomic window from Variovorax paradoxus contains:
- a CDS encoding tripartite tricarboxylate transporter substrate binding protein, whose translation is MKQLVRTTALATLTCLAALMPGLASAQNGYPNKPVRVIVPFAAGSTTDIIARAIADKMGQSMGQTLVVDNRGGASGTIGQQAVATAAPDGYTIMIHSSSHTVSPSTFAKLPFDTVNDFAGVTPISSLPNALVISPSKNIKTLQELVAAAKAKPGTINFASAGQGSATHLNAEKFKLAAKIDATNIPFKGSAEAVTEVLSGRVDYYFSPIAPVIGQIKEGQLLALAVGSPKRAAALPDVPTTAEAGVPGSEFNFWIGMMAPAKTPRDIVNRLHDEVAKALASPEVKERFLKLGADAWTLKPEQFDAYIKDEIKSNATLVKAAGLTPAQ
- a CDS encoding Gfo/Idh/MocA family protein produces the protein MATQRLGIIMHGVTGRMGMNQHLIRSICAIRAQGGVTLSNGDKVMPDPILIGRNAEKMEALAKTHNIARWGTDLDKALENRDDTIFFDAGTTQMRPTLLAKAIRAGKHVYCEKPIATNLNEAVEIARLAEGSGLKHGAVQDKLFLPGLRKLDMLRRAGFFGRMLSVRLEFGYWVFEGDLQPIQRPSWNYRKEDGGGMILDMMCHWRYVLDNLFGEVKSVSCIGATHIPTRWDEAGKPYEATADDAAYATCELTGHNGEPVIAQINMSWATRVRRDDLVTFHVDGTDGSAVAGLSSCRAQSRVATPRPVWNPDEKQMMNFFDQWQEIPDSQVYDNGFKIQWEHFIRHVVENEPYRWTLPEGAKGVQLVEAALESWKDRRWVDVPALKV
- a CDS encoding dihydrodipicolinate synthase family protein, with product MALSLTLPTASGSLAPYALRGTAPVKPDAGVRFNRIAYSAAHVVADPLAAIDPWLQSAVDWDTTIAYRRHLFSLGLGVAEAMDTAQRGMGLDWPTSLELIRRSLDAAKDVPGALVASGCGTDHLNIDDVKSVDDVIGGYEEQMAAIEALGGKLIVMASRALARVARSPADYERVYDRILRQAKQPVVLHWLGDMFDPALAGYWGSKDADAAMDTALAVIAAHPHKVDGIKISLLDKDKEIAMRRRLPPGVRMYTGDDFNYAELIAGDGFGSEPTHGKSDALLGIFDAIAPAASAALGALAQGQTEKFHAILGPTVPLSRHIFAAPTRFYKTGVVFMAWLNGHQKHFTMVGGQQSTRSLQHFAELFRLADAANLLEQPELAVRRMKTLLALHGVEG